In the genome of Prevotella sp. HUN102, one region contains:
- a CDS encoding ATP-dependent helicase, with protein MKMEDRSQELLAELNERQREAVEYCDGASLVIAGAGSGKTRVLTYKIAYLIEQGLEPYRILALTFTNKAAREMKERIGKLVDSQKANQLYMGTFHSVFSRILRAEADKIGYNSNFTIYDESDSRSLLKSIIKGMGLDEKKYKPSSVHSYISMAKNHLITAALYANDRAARERDRNMKMEAVSQIYTAYDARCRQANAMDFDDLLLNTFQLFSEHEEVRSKYAERFQYVLVDEYQDTNFAQVSIVGQLAAKHQRVCVVGDDFQSIYSFRGANIDNILDFQQKFANARTFKLERNYRSTQNIVRAANSLMKHNARQIPKDVYSEEGVGQKISYKPCYSDKEEAMVVVKEIQRLKRAEGCGYDGFAILYRTNSQSRSFEDELRKNAVPYKIYGGLSFYQRKEIKDIIAYFRLVANPNDEEAFKRIINYPARGIGATTVLKIIECAQTNGVSLWDVLTAPDRYGLDVNKGTMAKLSSFASLIVGFIQRLAVTDAYELGKEIIQMSGIAQDLMSGTEPDDLSRRENLEEFLAGMQSFVEGNREEGRGDEVYLTDFLQEVALYSDQDKEEDDRPKVTLMTIHAAKGLEFPIVFVVGLEENIFPSPMSADSKRGIEEERRLLYVAITRAERHCIITNAKNRYRFGSMQFDNPSRFLNDIDPRFIETEGLVGGSTDRMPWDRGSSSDNFRDYEPNKPYTGSRSWGQDYGRLGGRWQNSNPVASQFRADPKPKITERKAPERAVDPLSERTKQRLMSEGGNFRRLSSAMTNGGRTMDAPSQDLFSSASGGNGLSEGATIEHQRFGIGKVLKLEGVGENAKATVEFVNAGTKQLLLKFAKYKVL; from the coding sequence ATGAAAATGGAAGATAGAAGCCAAGAGCTATTGGCTGAACTGAACGAGCGTCAGCGCGAGGCTGTTGAGTATTGCGACGGAGCTTCACTGGTGATTGCCGGTGCAGGTTCGGGCAAGACACGTGTGCTGACCTATAAGATAGCCTACTTGATAGAACAGGGGTTGGAACCCTATCGGATACTTGCCCTTACGTTTACCAACAAGGCTGCAAGGGAAATGAAGGAACGTATCGGAAAACTGGTGGACAGTCAGAAAGCCAATCAGCTTTATATGGGTACTTTCCATTCGGTTTTCTCAAGAATATTGCGTGCCGAGGCCGATAAGATAGGCTATAATTCAAACTTTACGATATACGATGAAAGCGATTCGCGCTCATTGCTGAAGAGCATCATCAAGGGAATGGGACTGGACGAGAAGAAATACAAGCCCAGTTCTGTGCATTCCTATATATCAATGGCGAAGAACCATCTGATAACTGCTGCCCTATATGCCAACGACAGGGCGGCACGGGAGCGCGATAGGAATATGAAGATGGAGGCTGTGAGCCAGATATATACGGCTTACGATGCAAGATGCCGCCAAGCCAACGCAATGGACTTCGACGACTTGCTGCTGAATACCTTCCAGTTGTTCAGCGAGCACGAGGAAGTGAGAAGCAAATATGCTGAGAGATTCCAGTATGTACTCGTAGACGAGTATCAGGACACGAACTTTGCACAGGTGTCCATCGTGGGGCAGTTGGCGGCAAAGCACCAGAGGGTCTGTGTCGTCGGCGACGATTTTCAGAGCATTTACTCATTTCGTGGTGCGAATATCGACAATATTCTCGATTTTCAGCAGAAGTTCGCCAATGCAAGAACGTTCAAGTTGGAGCGGAACTATCGTTCCACGCAGAATATCGTGCGGGCTGCCAACTCGCTGATGAAGCACAATGCCCGTCAGATTCCGAAGGACGTGTATTCCGAAGAGGGAGTGGGGCAGAAGATTTCCTACAAACCGTGTTACAGCGATAAGGAAGAGGCGATGGTTGTAGTGAAGGAGATACAGCGGCTGAAGCGTGCCGAGGGATGCGGCTACGATGGTTTTGCCATCTTGTACCGAACAAACTCGCAGAGCAGGAGCTTCGAGGACGAGCTGCGCAAGAATGCTGTGCCGTATAAGATATATGGTGGCTTGTCGTTCTATCAGCGAAAAGAAATCAAGGATATCATCGCCTATTTCCGATTAGTGGCGAATCCAAATGACGAGGAGGCTTTCAAGCGTATCATCAATTACCCCGCGCGGGGAATCGGTGCGACGACAGTGTTGAAAATAATAGAATGTGCGCAGACGAACGGGGTTAGCTTGTGGGATGTGCTAACAGCCCCCGACCGTTACGGACTGGATGTAAATAAGGGAACGATGGCGAAACTGAGTTCTTTTGCATCGCTCATCGTAGGTTTTATTCAGCGTCTGGCAGTTACGGATGCCTACGAATTGGGAAAGGAAATCATACAGATGAGCGGCATCGCACAGGATTTGATGTCGGGAACGGAGCCTGATGATTTGTCGCGCCGTGAGAATCTCGAAGAGTTTCTTGCCGGTATGCAGTCTTTTGTCGAAGGAAACCGGGAAGAGGGCAGGGGCGATGAGGTTTATCTGACCGACTTTCTTCAGGAAGTGGCACTCTATTCCGATCAGGATAAGGAAGAAGACGACCGTCCGAAGGTAACGCTGATGACCATTCACGCTGCCAAGGGACTGGAATTTCCCATCGTTTTCGTGGTCGGTCTGGAGGAAAACATCTTCCCCAGTCCTATGTCGGCAGATTCAAAACGGGGAATTGAGGAGGAGCGAAGGCTGCTCTATGTGGCGATTACGCGTGCCGAGCGGCATTGCATCATAACGAATGCCAAGAACCGTTATCGTTTCGGTTCGATGCAGTTTGATAATCCGAGCCGATTCCTCAACGATATAGACCCAAGATTCATTGAAACGGAGGGGCTCGTGGGTGGCTCTACCGATAGAATGCCGTGGGACAGAGGCAGTTCTTCCGACAACTTCCGCGATTATGAGCCGAATAAGCCCTATACGGGCAGCAGGTCGTGGGGTCAGGATTACGGCAGGTTGGGTGGAAGATGGCAGAATTCCAATCCTGTTGCAAGTCAGTTCCGTGCCGATCCTAAGCCTAAGATAACCGAAAGGAAGGCTCCAGAGCGTGCCGTAGACCCTCTGTCGGAGCGCACAAAACAGAGATTGATGAGCGAAGGGGGCAACTTCAGGCGTCTTTCCTCGGCGATGACGAATGGAGGACGCACGATGGATGCGCCGTCGCAGGACTTGTTTTCCTCTGCTTCGGGTGGGAATGGACTGTCGGAAGGTGCAACCATTGAGCATCAACGGTTCGGCATCGGCAAGGTGCTGAAGCTCGAAGGAGTGGGCGAGAATGCGAAGGCAACGGTGGAATTTGTGAATGCGGGCACGAAACAGTTGCTGCTAAAGTTTGCAAAATACAAGGTGTTGTAA
- the glf gene encoding UDP-galactopyranose mutase — MKQYDYLIVGAGLFGAMCAYKARKQGKSCLVIDQRPQLGGNLYCECKEGINVHTYGAHIFHTSSKTVWDFVNSLVEFNRYTNSPIANYKGQLYNLPFNMNTFYQMWGTVTPEDARAKIEEQRAEALARMNAEGIAEPRNLEEQALTLIGKDIYEKLIKGYTEKQWGRKCTDLPAFIIKRLPVRMVFDNNYFNDTYQGIPKGGYNKLIAALLKGTDTKTETNFFDNREHWTGIADKIIFTGKIDEFYNYQFGKLEYRTVRFEEEVINTSNYQGNAVVNYTDRETPYTRVIEHKHFEMFGQEVEKISKTIISKEYSTEWQEGMEPYYPVNDEKNNNLYLQYKRLADEEKNVVFGGRLAEYKYYDMAPIVDKVLKMNL; from the coding sequence ATGAAACAATACGATTACCTTATAGTCGGAGCCGGACTTTTCGGCGCAATGTGCGCCTACAAAGCCCGAAAGCAAGGCAAGAGTTGTCTGGTCATAGACCAGCGTCCACAGCTCGGCGGCAATCTGTATTGCGAATGCAAAGAGGGAATCAATGTACACACCTATGGTGCGCACATTTTTCATACATCGAGCAAGACTGTTTGGGACTTCGTAAATTCACTCGTGGAGTTCAACCGGTACACCAACTCTCCCATTGCCAATTATAAAGGTCAGCTCTACAATCTCCCCTTCAATATGAATACGTTCTATCAGATGTGGGGAACAGTTACGCCCGAAGATGCCAGAGCCAAGATTGAAGAACAGCGTGCCGAAGCTCTTGCGAGAATGAATGCCGAGGGAATAGCCGAGCCTCGAAATCTGGAGGAACAGGCTTTAACGCTGATTGGAAAAGACATATACGAAAAGCTCATCAAGGGCTATACCGAGAAGCAGTGGGGACGCAAATGCACCGACCTGCCGGCGTTCATCATCAAGCGACTGCCGGTAAGAATGGTGTTCGACAACAACTATTTCAACGACACCTATCAAGGCATTCCAAAGGGTGGCTACAACAAACTGATTGCAGCCTTGCTCAAAGGAACGGACACCAAGACCGAAACGAACTTCTTCGACAACAGAGAGCACTGGACAGGCATTGCCGACAAAATTATCTTCACGGGCAAGATTGACGAGTTTTACAACTATCAGTTCGGCAAACTGGAGTACCGCACGGTTCGCTTTGAAGAAGAAGTTATCAACACAAGCAATTATCAGGGAAATGCCGTTGTCAATTACACGGATAGGGAAACGCCTTACACACGTGTGATTGAGCACAAGCATTTTGAAATGTTCGGACAGGAAGTGGAGAAAATATCCAAGACCATCATCAGCAAGGAATACTCCACGGAATGGCAGGAGGGTATGGAACCGTATTATCCTGTGAACGACGAGAAAAACAATAATCTGTATCTTCAGTACAAACGACTCGCAGACGAGGAAAAGAATGTGGTCTTCGGAGGGCGTCTGGCTGAATACAAATACTACGATATGGCACCTATCGTAGACAAGGTGCTGAAAATGAATCTATAA
- a CDS encoding GxxExxY protein, translating into MTENDISYEVIGAIYNVYNSLGPGLLENVYEKVLLYELKKRGLKAESQISIPIIYDGQSFGNDLRADIIVENKVIIELKSVSEMQNVFFKQLLTYLRLSNKKLGILVNFNTDNIRQNIHRVVNHL; encoded by the coding sequence ATGACAGAAAATGATATATCATACGAAGTCATTGGTGCCATATACAACGTTTACAATTCTTTAGGTCCGGGGCTACTTGAGAATGTTTACGAGAAAGTTCTTCTTTATGAACTCAAGAAAAGAGGACTAAAAGCAGAAAGTCAGATTTCAATTCCTATAATATATGATGGTCAGTCGTTTGGGAACGATTTAAGAGCAGATATAATAGTAGAAAATAAGGTAATTATCGAACTAAAATCTGTCAGCGAAATGCAGAACGTTTTCTTCAAACAACTTCTGACCTATCTTCGCCTAAGTAACAAAAAATTAGGAATACTCGTAAATTTCAATACCGACAACATTCGTCAGAACATTCATCGAGTTGTCAATCACTTGTAA
- the gmd gene encoding GDP-mannose 4,6-dehydratase has product MENRKIALITGITGQDGSYLAEFLIEKGYDVHGIIRRSSVDYRERIAHLEGNPQFHLHYGDLSDSMCIVSLVGQLRPDEIYNLAAQSHVQVSFDAPEYTADVDAVGVLRILEAVRACGLTETCRVYQASTSELYGKVEEVPQNENTPFHPYSPYAVAKLYGFWIMKEYRDAYNMFACNGILFNHESERRGETFVTRKITLAAARIKQNKQEKLYLGNLDSRRDWGYAKDYVECMWLILQNEKPEDFVIATGEQHTVREFTQLAFQYVGIELQWEGEGVNEKGIDKATGKVLVEVSPDFFRPTDVVDLWGDPTKAKAKLGWNPTKTSFEELVKIMVDSDMKKVAGDDAASRVHVNLAEYLEKGIVK; this is encoded by the coding sequence ATGGAAAATCGAAAAATAGCATTAATCACTGGCATTACGGGGCAAGACGGCAGCTATCTTGCAGAGTTTCTTATCGAAAAGGGCTACGATGTTCACGGCATCATCCGTCGTTCGTCCGTAGACTATCGCGAGCGCATTGCGCATTTGGAGGGCAATCCTCAGTTCCATCTGCACTATGGCGACCTCAGCGATTCGATGTGTATCGTAAGTTTGGTAGGTCAGCTCCGTCCCGACGAGATATATAACCTCGCTGCCCAGAGCCACGTGCAGGTAAGTTTCGATGCTCCCGAATACACGGCAGACGTTGATGCTGTCGGCGTGCTCCGCATTTTGGAGGCAGTAAGAGCCTGTGGACTCACGGAAACGTGCCGTGTCTATCAGGCTTCCACTTCCGAACTCTACGGCAAGGTGGAGGAAGTGCCGCAGAACGAGAACACGCCTTTCCACCCATACAGCCCCTATGCCGTGGCAAAGCTCTATGGTTTCTGGATAATGAAGGAATATCGCGACGCCTACAATATGTTTGCCTGCAACGGCATCCTGTTCAATCACGAGAGCGAACGCCGCGGCGAAACATTCGTAACGCGCAAGATTACGCTGGCTGCCGCACGAATCAAGCAGAACAAGCAGGAAAAGCTGTATCTGGGCAATCTCGATTCTCGCCGCGACTGGGGATATGCAAAGGACTACGTGGAATGTATGTGGCTCATTTTGCAGAACGAGAAACCGGAAGACTTCGTTATCGCTACCGGAGAACAGCACACCGTCCGTGAATTTACGCAACTTGCTTTCCAATATGTAGGCATTGAATTGCAGTGGGAAGGCGAAGGCGTGAACGAAAAGGGTATCGACAAGGCTACTGGCAAAGTCCTCGTTGAAGTGTCTCCCGACTTCTTCCGCCCAACGGATGTTGTAGACCTGTGGGGCGACCCTACCAAGGCCAAGGCCAAATTAGGTTGGAATCCCACCAAGACCTCATTCGAGGAATTGGTAAAGATTATGGTAGACAGCGATATGAAGAAAGTTGCCGGCGACGATGCCGCCTCCCGTGTCCACGTGAATCTCGCAGAATATCTCGAGAAAGGGATAGTAAAGTAG
- the mtgA gene encoding monofunctional biosynthetic peptidoglycan transglycosylase, translating to MVKKIFKIVRWTMALLFVSSILAVVVYRFIPVYFTPLMISRCFEQIEKGEDIKLYHDWISLEEMPPSMPLAVMASEDQRFLIHHGFDYDAIQQAARAHLEDGKKLRGGSTISQQTAKNVFLWQGRSWVRKGLEAYFTFLIELMWSKQRIMEVYLNSIEMGDGIYGIQACAEEHFGLDAKNLSRLDCALIAATLPNPRKYSSKYPDDYMRRRVRWIDRQMRPMKPFPAEH from the coding sequence ATAGTAAAGAAAATATTCAAAATAGTGAGGTGGACAATGGCATTGCTGTTTGTCTCAAGCATTCTTGCCGTTGTCGTCTATCGTTTCATACCCGTTTATTTCACGCCCCTGATGATATCAAGATGCTTTGAGCAGATAGAGAAAGGGGAGGACATAAAGCTGTATCACGACTGGATTTCGCTGGAGGAAATGCCGCCCTCGATGCCTCTTGCCGTGATGGCGAGCGAAGATCAGCGATTCCTCATTCATCACGGTTTCGACTATGATGCCATCCAGCAGGCGGCGCGTGCCCATCTGGAGGACGGAAAGAAGCTGCGAGGAGGTTCCACTATCTCGCAGCAGACGGCCAAGAACGTTTTTCTCTGGCAGGGAAGGTCGTGGGTGCGAAAAGGACTTGAGGCCTATTTCACGTTCCTCATCGAACTGATGTGGAGCAAGCAGCGCATAATGGAGGTTTATCTCAATTCCATCGAAATGGGTGATGGCATCTATGGCATTCAGGCGTGTGCCGAAGAACACTTCGGACTGGATGCAAAGAATCTTTCCCGACTGGACTGTGCGCTCATTGCAGCGACGCTGCCGAATCCAAGGAAATATTCATCCAAATATCCTGACGACTATATGCGCAGGCGTGTGCGCTGGATTGACAGGCAGATGAGGCCGATGAAGCCGTTCCCTGCCGAGCATTAG
- a CDS encoding GDP-L-fucose synthase → MTLNKNSKIYIAGHRGLVGSAIWKNLEARGYTNLIGRTHSELDLTNQQAVEDFFATEKPDAVVLAAAFVGGIMANSLYRADFIMQNMQMQCNVFSSAYKHKVKKLLFLGSTCIYPKDAPQPMKEDALLTSPLEYSNEEYAIAKIAGLKMCESYNLQYGTNYIAVMPTNLYGPNDNFHLENSHVMPAMMRKIYLAKLIHENNWDAIRVDMNKRPINPVAKLSEQIGKENVDGNSFQERILKALAFYGIESNKVTLWGTGSPLREFLWSEDMADASVHILLNVDFKDIIGIEKYSSVHLGTSASGTVDRNNSDGRGGAIPSLGEIRNCHINIGTGKELTIKELSQLIVSTIGFTGNIIWDDSKPDGTPRKLIDVTKLHSLNWHHSIELEQGVSKLYDWYKQSLEA, encoded by the coding sequence ATGACATTAAATAAAAATTCCAAGATATACATCGCCGGCCACCGTGGCCTCGTAGGTTCTGCGATATGGAAGAACCTCGAAGCCCGTGGCTATACCAACCTGATTGGTCGCACTCACTCTGAGCTTGACCTCACGAACCAACAAGCAGTTGAAGATTTCTTTGCTACCGAAAAGCCCGATGCAGTAGTCCTTGCCGCAGCATTCGTCGGTGGCATTATGGCAAACAGCCTCTACCGTGCCGACTTCATAATGCAGAATATGCAGATGCAGTGCAACGTATTCTCAAGTGCTTACAAACATAAGGTAAAGAAACTTCTCTTTTTAGGTTCCACCTGCATCTATCCCAAAGATGCGCCACAGCCGATGAAGGAAGACGCACTCCTTACCTCTCCTCTGGAATACAGCAACGAGGAATATGCCATCGCAAAGATTGCCGGACTGAAAATGTGCGAAAGCTACAACTTGCAATATGGTACAAACTACATCGCTGTTATGCCGACCAACCTGTATGGGCCAAACGACAATTTCCATTTGGAAAACAGCCACGTAATGCCGGCAATGATGCGCAAGATATATCTGGCCAAGCTCATCCACGAAAACAACTGGGATGCCATCAGGGTGGATATGAATAAGCGTCCTATCAATCCCGTGGCTAAGCTCAGCGAACAGATTGGCAAGGAAAACGTGGACGGCAACAGCTTTCAGGAACGCATTTTGAAAGCTCTTGCATTCTACGGCATCGAAAGCAACAAAGTTACCCTTTGGGGCACAGGCTCTCCTCTCCGCGAATTTCTTTGGAGCGAGGATATGGCTGATGCCTCCGTACACATCCTCCTGAATGTAGATTTCAAGGACATCATCGGCATCGAGAAATATTCCAGCGTCCATCTCGGCACTTCTGCCAGCGGCACAGTAGACCGCAACAACAGCGACGGCCGTGGCGGTGCCATCCCCTCACTCGGCGAAATCCGTAACTGCCACATCAACATCGGCACAGGCAAGGAACTCACTATCAAGGAACTTTCCCAACTCATCGTCAGCACCATCGGTTTTACCGGCAATATCATCTGGGACGATTCCAAACCCGACGGTACACCCCGCAAACTCATCGACGTAACCAAGCTCCACTCCCTGAACTGGCACCATTCCATCGAACTGGAACAAGGAGTAAGCAAACTTTACGACTGGTATAAACAGTCATTGGAGGCATAA
- a CDS encoding IS4 family transposase — protein sequence MSYANIIFSRFGFVLLQIVLQEAELMNQGKTVFAQIMSLIPRYEFDKCVKRYNGNRHAIGFKCRDQFMVMSFAQFTDQISLRSIDATLVALSSKLYSSGIKYIQRSTLAHINETKDWRIYHDFGQSLIAWARELYQDEPSRLDVDGIVYAFDSSTIKLCLQLCPWARLHHDKGGVKMHTLLDLRGSIPTFIHLTEAAVHDSKTMSLIPVEPGSYYLMDKGYVDFRQLFNHFHRQQAFFVTRAKDNMRYEVVEERPVDKQTGVTNDTIVRLTGPRTSKWYPDTLRMVVYEDYATGNVYRFLTNDFTHSYLTIAELYRERWQVECFFKWIKQRMHINSFYGTSQNAVFSQIWIAICDYLLLAVAKKVYHIEQDLYILSAAIGKVLFERKPLGELFVKPKRPQNDSNDGQQTLWKNFFGQ from the coding sequence ATGAGTTACGCGAATATTATTTTTTCGAGATTTGGTTTTGTACTTTTGCAAATCGTATTGCAAGAGGCAGAACTCATGAATCAAGGAAAGACCGTATTCGCTCAAATCATGTCGCTCATACCAAGATATGAGTTCGACAAGTGCGTAAAGAGATACAACGGCAATAGACATGCCATCGGCTTCAAATGCAGAGACCAGTTTATGGTGATGAGCTTTGCCCAGTTCACCGACCAGATTAGTCTCCGCAGCATTGATGCGACGCTGGTGGCTCTCTCTTCCAAGCTCTATTCGAGTGGAATAAAGTATATCCAACGTTCGACTTTGGCCCATATCAATGAGACCAAGGATTGGCGTATATACCATGATTTTGGGCAGAGCCTGATAGCCTGGGCAAGAGAGCTGTACCAGGACGAACCGTCCCGGCTTGACGTGGATGGCATCGTGTATGCCTTTGACAGCAGCACCATCAAACTGTGCCTCCAGCTTTGCCCGTGGGCTCGTCTGCATCATGACAAAGGGGGTGTAAAGATGCATACACTTCTGGATTTGCGTGGCTCCATACCAACCTTCATCCATCTGACGGAGGCTGCTGTTCATGATTCCAAGACCATGAGTCTGATTCCCGTAGAACCAGGAAGCTACTATCTCATGGACAAGGGTTATGTTGACTTCAGACAGTTGTTCAACCACTTCCATCGTCAGCAGGCTTTCTTTGTGACAAGGGCAAAAGATAACATGAGGTATGAGGTAGTTGAGGAACGTCCTGTAGACAAACAGACAGGAGTTACAAACGACACCATTGTCAGACTTACAGGACCAAGAACCTCCAAGTGGTATCCAGACACACTGCGCATGGTTGTTTACGAAGATTATGCCACAGGTAACGTCTACAGATTCTTGACCAATGACTTTACTCATTCCTACCTGACAATCGCAGAACTCTACAGGGAACGCTGGCAAGTGGAGTGCTTCTTCAAATGGATAAAGCAGCGAATGCACATCAACTCGTTCTACGGAACGAGCCAGAATGCTGTATTCTCGCAGATTTGGATTGCTATCTGCGATTATCTGCTGCTTGCCGTTGCAAAGAAAGTGTACCATATTGAACAGGATCTCTATATTTTATCGGCTGCCATCGGGAAGGTTCTCTTTGAGAGGAAACCCTTAGGCGAACTATTCGTTAAACCAAAACGTCCTCAGAATGACTCCAATGATGGTCAGCAGACCTTATGGAAAAATTTCTTTGGACAGTAG
- a CDS encoding 30S ribosomal protein S16: MATKIRLQRGGRKGHAIYRIVIADVRAPRDGKFTEKIGTYNPNTNPATVDLNFDRALYWVQTGAQPTDTVRNILKGEGIYMMKHLLGGVKKGAFDEAACQQKFDAWKQAKVASTEALEKKTADEKKAKAAKNLEAEKKVNEAIAKKIADKKAAAKAEEAAKAAAAEAEAPVEEATEAPAEA, from the coding sequence ATGGCAACAAAAATCAGATTGCAGCGAGGTGGTCGCAAAGGCCATGCTATCTATCGTATAGTAATCGCTGACGTTCGTGCACCACGTGATGGTAAATTTACTGAAAAGATTGGTACTTACAATCCAAACACCAATCCTGCCACAGTAGATTTGAATTTCGACCGTGCTCTCTACTGGGTTCAGACAGGTGCTCAGCCAACAGACACAGTGCGCAACATCCTCAAGGGCGAAGGTATTTATATGATGAAGCATCTCCTTGGTGGTGTTAAGAAGGGCGCATTCGACGAAGCTGCTTGCCAGCAGAAGTTCGATGCTTGGAAGCAGGCTAAGGTTGCTTCAACAGAAGCATTGGAAAAGAAGACTGCTGATGAGAAGAAGGCTAAGGCAGCTAAGAATCTTGAAGCTGAAAAGAAGGTGAACGAAGCTATTGCTAAGAAGATTGCTGACAAGAAGGCTGCCGCTAAGGCAGAAGAAGCAGCAAAGGCAGCAGCCGCTGAAGCTGAGGCTCCGGTTGAAGAAGCTACTGAGGCTCCTGCTGAAGCATAA
- a CDS encoding phosphotransferase: MKSAVILIARRDPASEIPYPLRPFADGINLIDRTLCILKSLDFTNIIMVVGYKKELYAKYGNQGITLIENNNFRYTSSMASLALAEPYIKEDFLLVEGDTFYEENVIRQLCQSEYKNCLAVTEESGNGDEAFVETKEGFIAKISKDRHQLANIEGELLGICKISQYTFSKMAYKWKACSNPYMNYEYMFLDCAGITDRPFIRFTNLIWGDVDNEANFERLSQRIYPKLRRKDNPFDYDNLVAHIQRIFPDKTIKDNLKIEQIGGMSNKNFKVTFDHQQYVLRVPGLGSDGMVNRSFEEQNSILASNIGINPSIRHFDSHTGIKLADFVPEAETLNRATIQRNDNIAKIADIYRRLHLSNVRFNNDFNVFHEIEKYERLLREADAKMYDGYDAVRTEILDLENLLNEYGITITPCHNDSVAENFIKSSSGEIYLIDWEYSGMNDPLWDLAALFLESEFTDDNKHLLLSYYYNDKIPEHTERKILIYQILMDVLWALWTVIKEAKGDDFGTYGIDRYNRALHLLKQLNNEIGK, from the coding sequence ATGAAAAGTGCAGTAATCTTAATAGCAAGAAGAGACCCGGCTTCTGAAATACCTTATCCTTTAAGACCGTTTGCCGACGGGATAAACCTTATAGACCGCACCTTGTGTATTCTTAAATCACTGGATTTCACAAATATAATAATGGTTGTAGGATACAAGAAGGAACTGTATGCAAAATACGGCAATCAGGGGATTACGCTTATTGAAAATAATAATTTCAGATATACGTCTTCAATGGCATCCTTGGCTTTAGCAGAGCCATATATCAAAGAGGATTTTCTCTTGGTAGAAGGCGATACTTTCTATGAGGAAAATGTTATCAGACAACTTTGTCAATCTGAATACAAGAATTGTTTGGCAGTAACGGAAGAATCAGGCAATGGAGACGAAGCTTTTGTTGAAACTAAAGAGGGATTTATAGCGAAGATTTCAAAAGACAGGCATCAGCTTGCCAATATAGAGGGAGAATTGCTTGGAATTTGTAAAATCAGCCAATATACCTTCAGCAAGATGGCATATAAGTGGAAAGCGTGCAGCAATCCATATATGAATTATGAATATATGTTCCTTGACTGCGCAGGCATTACTGACCGCCCGTTTATAAGATTCACTAACCTGATTTGGGGCGATGTGGATAATGAGGCAAACTTTGAACGACTCAGCCAACGTATTTATCCTAAACTCAGGCGAAAAGACAATCCTTTTGATTATGATAATTTAGTTGCTCATATCCAAAGGATTTTTCCGGATAAGACGATTAAGGATAACCTAAAGATAGAACAAATCGGAGGAATGTCTAACAAGAACTTCAAAGTAACGTTTGACCATCAGCAATATGTATTGAGAGTTCCCGGATTAGGTTCTGATGGGATGGTAAACAGAAGTTTCGAGGAACAAAATTCTATCCTTGCTTCCAACATTGGCATAAACCCATCAATACGCCATTTCGACAGCCATACCGGTATAAAGTTAGCAGATTTTGTTCCTGAGGCAGAAACTTTAAACAGAGCAACAATACAGAGGAATGATAACATTGCCAAGATAGCCGATATTTATAGAAGATTGCATCTTTCCAACGTTAGGTTCAATAACGATTTTAATGTTTTTCACGAAATAGAGAAATACGAAAGACTGTTGAGAGAAGCAGATGCTAAGATGTATGATGGGTACGATGCCGTTAGGACAGAGATTCTTGATTTGGAAAATCTGCTAAATGAATACGGCATAACCATCACTCCGTGCCACAATGATTCCGTTGCTGAGAATTTTATTAAATCATCTTCTGGAGAAATCTATCTGATAGATTGGGAATATTCGGGAATGAATGATCCACTGTGGGATTTGGCAGCCTTGTTCCTTGAATCTGAATTTACAGATGACAATAAACACTTACTATTGAGTTATTACTATAATGATAAAATTCCCGAACATACAGAAAGAAAGATTTTGATTTATCAGATTCTGATGGATGTTTTATGGGCACTTTGGACAGTAATTAAGGAAGCAAAAGGCGATGATTTCGGCACCTATGGCATAGACAGATATAACCGGGCTTTGCACCTTTTAAAACAATTGAACAATGAAATTGGAAAATAA